The sequence below is a genomic window from Chaetodon trifascialis isolate fChaTrf1 chromosome 18, fChaTrf1.hap1, whole genome shotgun sequence.
CTGGCTGGTCTGtgcctctgaaatgttttcatcccCGTGATAAAAGTAggacatcactgcagcaaattCTAATGTAAAACTACTATATCATATATTGTAGAAAGCAGTAGCATATTTGAAGACATACAAATTTGTTTACTGACATCCCCAAATTCAGTAATAGCAGTGAGACAAGCGTTTTTATCACTTGACACTGAAAAGGACAACACTTTAATGTCTCTGTTCTCCACCAGTCTCTCCAGCGCCAAGGGTTCCCAGGGGGACAGTCGAAGGGGGGGCCACGCTGCAGAGGTCAATggtccagcagagaggaggaagagctgtcCACTGAGGAGCAGCCAGGAGGCTGAACAGGTGAGGGCTGCTTCACATGGCCCGACATCTTTCTGCCGTGGCTTCAGCTGCTGACAAGCATGGCTGATCATTTCAGCGTGTCACAGGCTCATGCGCTAAGTCATGATATATTGTCTTAATAAGCCCTCTAAAACTATTTGGATGTCTGTTGGCCTTCAGATGTGTTATTTCCAGTAGCAGGCACATTTATTTcacctgtttttgttgtttgatgatgaaaacatcaaCTTAAAACGATGCTGTGGCAGCTGGTTTCCAAATTGAAGGTAAAAATCTACtatcagcagtaaaaacagCAATACAGAAGAAACAAGCTCAATATTTGAACAGTAAGTCATTTTTAGGTGAGGGTTGTTTGTGGCTGTGTTGCCTTGCGGGCCTTGCTGTGTCATCTcatgtaacagcagcagaggtttaGCAGTGCCGGTCAAATGATTAACTCAACTGTAAAGCTCAGCAACACAGCTCAGTTCACAGTGAAGGACAGTTCCATGAACACCGGTTAATCATTATGGGCTGGAGTTGCATGGAGGACTGTAGGACTTAATAAACatggctgctcctctgtgtgtcacACACCACCACGTGAGTGAGAGTACTCACTGCTAATCTCACTGATATAGGTCAAGactgcatgagagagagagagagagagagagagagagaggggtgggggtggtgctTTGTCAGCagagttttctctctctctctctctctctctctctctctctctctctctctctctctctctctctctctctctctgaatgacTTGTGGCTGTGACCACATTgggaaaacaaaataacatcgccaaaaaaaatcaataatggtAACAAGAAGTGCCCGAATCCTAGAGGAAGTCTCTGTAGTGCTGTGTAAGGGTTTTGGTGGAAAGTCAACAAGCTGTTCTGACTCACTGTCCTCCTCACAGCACCCGGACACCGAGAAGAGAAGCCACCCAGTGACTAAAGCTAAGGGCAGAGGCCTGCCCACGGACAGGTGGGTCAGTGTTATGATCGTGTTGTGGTAACTTTGCAGCCATCATGGTGAAACGATGGAAGTTGTTTACACTGTGTGTCACATGAGAGCCACTGGATTTTTTAAAGTTCCAGTCACATGTCTTTGTGATCTGTATAGATATCAGAGTGTAGTGTCGCTGCCAGTGAAGCTAGTTAAGCTACTTATCCTTACCGCCAGTCTATAATCTGCCATTGCCTCCACTCATCACATACCACGTTTGCGTCCCTTGTTACCGTGTTTCTCTGTTGACGCCACTCTGTCTCTTTTCAGGGaaaaggggaaggggaaggggaagggcGCTACCTGTATAGCCAATGGTAGGTTGGTACCAGCCCTGTCATCTCAAAGGAAAGGTGAGTATATCCGGATGAGGACATGAAACAGGGTCCTGTAACAGAAGGTTCATGGCAGTGTTTAATGTAACATTAAATATGAATCGTCCTCCCTCCATCCAAAATAACCATGCGCAATCTTTTAAACTGTTTAAAACGATATGGCTGAAAGATGGTAGAAATCAACATAATAAACATTACAAACCCATAGATTGAGCCTTCACACTGGTTGCATCCGGCCTCTCAGAGAAAGTCACTTGCTAACACAGAGCCATGCcgcgtgcatgtgtggatgtgttcaCTAAGGTCAGCTGTGACACAGCACATGGAGGCCGAacagcctttagtgcttgatTGCTGCAAGGTCGCAAAACAGACTCATAACTCAGTCATATGAACACACAGCCATGATTCACAGATTTTTATACGCTTTCTGAGGGTATTATTATCTCTGATGTTCATCCAAGTTTTCCTCAGTATCAAAGTAGTTCAGTGATACAGGCTTCTATTTAGGTCTTGTAAAGCATTTCTGGAATGGAGTTCCAAAAACTAAGACACGGTCTACCACACTCCGCAGTGTTGATGCCTGCTATAGAAAGATCCTGAAATAAAGTACCATACATATCTACAGAAGAGATTTTGCTTATCTAATCAAATACCTCGCACAATGAATACACTTCTGCAGACACAATCATAGACCAAACAGGACAGTATTTTAATCTCGCCACAACCTTGTCTGTTAGATGTGCCGAATATCTGACATTCAGCTGTTTACTGGCACTTGACACAAGGCAGCTGTTCAGGCTGTTACTGCTTAAGCGACGTCAGACCACATTCCACACAAACCAGACTGTTTTACACAGTACAAACAGCACATGAACAACAGTAGCTCTGCTgaatggaaacaaacagaaacggGTACTTTCTGTTCTGTAAGCTGATCTTTGGTTGCTTGTCTGTTGTTTAACACGCTCATGCTGTTGCAGATGGAGGCTCTGGTCCAGATACCTTTGGTGAAACATCATCAGAAAGCTACAGCTCTCCATCCAGCCCTCAACACAGAGGCCCAGAAAGCATGGACAGTGAGGATGACAACAACAAAGGTAAAATGCACGCAGAATGTGTTAAGTGCACTCGAGGAATCAACGTTTTTGTAATGAAGCATGTGCCTGGAGCGATACATGTGTCCTTTATTGCCCTCTGTCACAAGGATGTTGGTGTAACATGGACTGAACCTGTGCTTCCTCTGTCAGATACAGACAGCCACTCTGATGACTCCAGCAAAGGTCCTGGCCCGGACATGTTCTTTGCCCATCAGACTGATCCAGCCGTGGTGGGGGAGGTCTCCTCAGTCCACCCTCTGTCTTCCAAGAACCACCGGGCCCAGATGGAGCTGCTCTACCAAGAGACCAACCCAgatttcccccctctctccctctcccccttcaTGCATTCTCTGCCCTATGTGCTCCCCAACGGGGCGGCTGACCCTCCTCTTCCGCTGGTCCCTCCTCCCAGCCAAAGCATCGTCCCTGATGTGAAGCCCTCATCTGGGACACTGATGATGCAGATGCCCCTAGTGCCTTCAGCTGCCCCCGGCGCTGGAATAGTGGGAGATCCAGAGAAGAGGGACATGCTCCCAACCTTTGGGATTCCACCTATTGGCCTCCACCCATCAGGAAGTCCTGCTGTGCAGCCAATGGTTCAGAGGTTCAAAACGGTTTTGCCTCACCTCCAAGGCGGTACTGATGGAGCTCCAGGGAGTGGTTCTACCCCTGCTGTCCCACAGGCTTCACACCAGGTTCCTGTGAGAGCTATCAGCGTCATGTCTCCGGGCCCCACGTCCTacgcctctcctctccagcagcctctgcccTGCCAAGACCTGGCCAGTGTCAGCTCAGGCCTGGCCTCCTCTGTGCCACATGTGGAGACTTCACATGCCAAGCACCCCGGCTTAACCTTACCGTCTGGCCTGCCTTCTTCCTACACGCTGACCCCTGTCCCCACTTCTGTCATGCCTACTGTAGGAGCACCTGCAGCCTCTGGAATAGCTGCATCATCTGGACATGTAcaagcagctgttcctccagctgtgccCACCCACACCCCTGGACCTGCTCCCAGCCCCAGCCCAGCACTTACTCACAGCACGGCGCACAGCGACTGTACATCCTACAGCAACAGCAGCGCTTCCTGTGGAAGTGCCCCTGTTGCCCCTGGCAACTCTATTACTCTTCAGCAAACCCAGCAGCAACAGTTACCCCCCCAGCAGCCAACACCACcgcaacaacaaccacagcaacagcagccaaTGGGCTGTGGGACCTGTGGTTGTCACAACAACTGTGGTGGCCGAGTCAGcgtcagcaacaacaacagtgtcAGCGGCGCCTCTGGCTGCCAGGCACCGTTATTCTTCCCTGCCCACCAGATGGCAGCAGCACGGCAGGTGTTCAGCGTTCCTCCGCCTCTCTTCCACCTAACAAGCCTGTGCAGCAACAGTTACCTCACACAGGCCCAGCGTCCTCACCAGGCCAACGGTGCTGCCACCCTGTCCCCCTTCTTCCCCactgctccacctcctgcacaCCCGCCCCCCTACGGCCCcctccacactcacactcacagccaTGCGGACGTGCCATCACATATGCTTAGCACCCAGGCTGCTGCAGTGGCAGCCGCGGCGGCTGCAAACTacaacctgcagcagcagatggcgCCGGCAGCGTCGTTCTGTCAGCGTGTCTACCAGCATGTGTACCCAAACACACTGGGTATGttgcctgctgctgcactggGCGGAGGTGGAGTCAATAAAAAGAACGGCAATGTGTCCTGTTATAACTGTGGAGTGAGCGGCCACTATGCTCAGGACTGCAACCAACCCTCCATAGACTCCACACAGCAAGGTAGTGTAGCTACTCTGAGCaggcacaaacagagacacCCTTAGATTTCCTTCCCCAGAACCAAAAGCAGTCATTGGTATCAGAGTCCAGCATTCAGCTCAGACTAGGAAACAGTAGGACTCGCTATCGTTAATTATGCTTTGAGCTCTTCAAACCCATTGATAAACTCAACTCATAAGCTCCCTCATTCACAATTAACAGGCTGCAGGTTTAACACAGACAGGAGCTGACAAGTGGTTGTCACATTATCGGTAGTTACCCCTGCCAACTTGCACCATCTACAGCAGATGTGCAGATGTAGG
It includes:
- the zcchc2 gene encoding zinc finger CCHC domain-containing protein 2 isoform X1; this encodes MIKMKLPLKTGEEGGDETAEDDSFDHSGHQHIPRAAPPSSGSDRLDESPRPNVYPSQLDKETIFEWFGLHLNPAKRIEFMCGLLHMCQPLELRFLGSYLEDIARKDYHVLRDFEFRANSPSDLGVLTDVIDPVVRSKLLVCLSLLGSDSRECAGILFRILTHADPALFYKNYDYSLPPFRDAHHQSSYQPCQDGNVYGRSEQNCGFSTNETAAGPLEQLALLFTMASLHPAFHFHQREMVRGQLDKIELAIAEERRQSQLRINAQATELTGQKVDYLPSPAGLGECAASCPPFQSRRSSRWATQREVHIEGIVLKGISRTRVDKEYNFEVKWSDSSSTSVTKTHLELENFLLKLPKDQCAESFEKSILRLLNQGEQSESRDVEKNLRERFLSAPPVFKQTRKVCSFFNCDSSYSTKPTCCRCNCQLGKAYQGDCSDASSQEEDLESYVQGHKKKHGTKSPCQGLSSAKGSQGDSRRGGHAAEVNGPAERRKSCPLRSSQEAEQHPDTEKRSHPVTKAKGRGLPTDREKGKGKGKGATCIANGRLVPALSSQRKDGGSGPDTFGETSSESYSSPSSPQHRGPESMDSEDDNNKDTDSHSDDSSKGPGPDMFFAHQTDPAVVGEVSSVHPLSSKNHRAQMELLYQETNPDFPPLSLSPFMHSLPYVLPNGAADPPLPLVPPPSQSIVPDVKPSSGTLMMQMPLVPSAAPGAGIVGDPEKRDMLPTFGIPPIGLHPSGSPAVQPMVQRFKTVLPHLQGGTDGAPGSGSTPAVPQASHQVPVRAISVMSPGPTSYASPLQQPLPCQDLASVSSGLASSVPHVETSHAKHPGLTLPSGLPSSYTLTPVPTSVMPTVGAPAASGIAASSGHVQAAVPPAVPTHTPGPAPSPSPALTHSTAHSDCTSYSNSSASCGSAPVAPGNSITLQQTQQQQLPPQQPTPPQQQPQQQQPMGCGTCGCHNNCGGRVSVSNNNSVSGASGCQAPLFFPAHQMAAARQVFSVPPPLFHLTSLCSNSYLTQAQRPHQANGAATLSPFFPTAPPPAHPPPYGPLHTHTHSHADVPSHMLSTQAAAVAAAAAANYNLQQQMAPAASFCQRVYQHVYPNTLGMLPAAALGGGGVNKKNGNVSCYNCGVSGHYAQDCNQPSIDSTQQGGFRLKYAASHISEALDSAD
- the zcchc2 gene encoding zinc finger CCHC domain-containing protein 2 isoform X2, with protein sequence MIKMKLPLKTGEEGGDETAEDDSFDHSGHQHIPRAAPPSSGSDRLDESPRPNVYPSQLDKETIFEWFGLHLNPAKRIEFMCGLLHMCQPLELRFLGSYLEDIARKDYHVLRDFEFRANSPSDLGVLTDVIDPVVRSKLLVCLSLLGSDSRECAGILFRILTHADPALFYKNYDYSLPPFRDAHHQSSYQPCQDGNVYGRSEQNCGFSTNETAAGPLEQLALLFTMASLHPAFHFHQREMVRGQLDKIELAIAEERRQSQLRINAQATELTGQKVDYLPSPAGLGECAASCPPFQSRRSSRWATQREAVHIEGIVLKGISRTRVDKEYNFEVKWSDSSSTSVTKTHLELENFLLKLPKDQCAESFEKSILRLLNQGEQSESRDVEKNLRERFLSAPPVFKQTRKVCSFFNCDSSYSTKPTCCRCNCQLGKAYQGDCSDASSQEEDLESYVQGHKKKHGTKSPCQGLSSAKGSQGDSRRGGHAAEVNGPAERRKSCPLRSSQEAEQHPDTEKRSHPVTKAKGRGLPTDREKGKGKGKGATCIANGRLVPALSSQRKDGGSGPDTFGETSSESYSSPSSPQHRGPESMDSEDDNNKDTDSHSDDSSKGPGPDMFFAHQTDPAVVGEVSSVHPLSSKNHRAQMELLYQETNPDFPPLSLSPFMHSLPYVLPNGAADPPLPLVPPPSQSIVPDVKPSSGTLMMQMPLVPSAAPGAGIVGDPEKRDMLPTFGIPPIGLHPSGSPAVQPMVQRFKTVLPHLQGGTDGAPGSGSTPAVPQASHQVPVRAISVMSPGPTSYASPLQQPLPCQDLASVSSGLASSVPHVETSHAKHPGLTLPSGLPSSYTLTPVPTSVMPTVGAPAASGIAASSGHVQAAVPPAVPTHTPGPAPSPSPALTHSTAHSDCTSYSNSSASCGSAPVAPGNSITLQQTQQQQLPPQQPTPPQQQPQQQQPMGCGTCGCHNNCGGRVSVSNNNSVSGASGCQAPLFFPAHQMAAARQVFSVPPPLFHLTSLCSNSYLTQAQRPHQANGAATLSPFFPTAPPPAHPPPYGPLHTHTHSHADVPSHMLSTQAAAVAAAAAANYNLQQQMAPAASFCQRVYQHVYPNTLGMLPAAALGGGGVNKKNGNVSCYNCGVSGHYAQDCNQPSIDSTQQGGFRLKYAASHISEALDSAD